One Streptomyces sp. NBC_00102 DNA segment encodes these proteins:
- the aroH gene encoding chorismate mutase, whose translation MAVRAVRGAVQLDRDEPGEMDERVGALLAAVLERNGLSHEDLISIWFTATPDLRNGFPAAAARRGLGIVDVPLLCAQELEIEGAMPRVVRILAHIETDLPRSRIQHVYLGATAALRKDIAQ comes from the coding sequence GTGGCGGTACGAGCGGTCCGTGGAGCCGTCCAGCTGGACCGGGACGAGCCCGGGGAGATGGACGAGCGGGTGGGCGCGCTGCTCGCAGCGGTGCTGGAGCGCAACGGACTGAGCCACGAGGACCTCATCAGCATCTGGTTCACCGCCACCCCCGACCTCCGCAACGGCTTCCCGGCGGCCGCCGCGCGCCGCGGGCTCGGTATCGTCGATGTCCCGCTGCTCTGCGCCCAGGAACTCGAGATCGAGGGGGCCATGCCCCGGGTGGTCCGGATACTCGCCCACATCGAGACCGACCTCCCCCGGTCGCGGATCCAGCACGTCTACCTCGGCGCCACCGCCGCCCTCCGCAAGGACATCGCCCAGTGA
- a CDS encoding NUDIX domain-containing protein: MKTPATGPEEAAGAPEGYDPYSFTPFAVTVDLAVFTVREGRLHVLLVERGEEPYQGRWALPGGFVAPRESAPQAARRELAEETGLDEGAVGEVHLEQLRTYTEPDRDPRMRVVSVAYAALLPDLPEPRGGGDAVSARWWEFGEGTTGVPAPLAFDHDTILADAHDRIGSKLEYTCLATAFCSAEFTLGELQQVYETVWGTALDRPNFRRKVLATSGFVEAVEGPPRRTGGRGKPAALYRAGHATALHPPLLRPEGRTP, translated from the coding sequence ATGAAGACCCCGGCCACCGGACCCGAAGAGGCCGCAGGAGCCCCGGAGGGCTACGACCCGTACTCCTTCACCCCGTTCGCCGTCACCGTCGACCTCGCCGTCTTCACCGTCCGCGAAGGGCGGCTCCACGTGCTGCTCGTGGAACGCGGCGAGGAACCGTACCAGGGGCGCTGGGCGCTGCCCGGCGGGTTCGTCGCCCCCCGTGAGTCCGCCCCGCAGGCCGCCCGCCGCGAACTGGCCGAGGAGACGGGCCTGGACGAGGGAGCGGTCGGCGAGGTCCACCTCGAACAACTGCGCACCTACACCGAGCCGGACCGCGACCCGAGGATGCGGGTCGTCTCCGTCGCGTACGCGGCGCTCCTGCCGGACCTGCCCGAACCGCGCGGCGGCGGCGACGCGGTCAGCGCCCGCTGGTGGGAGTTCGGCGAGGGGACCACCGGGGTGCCCGCACCGCTCGCCTTCGACCATGACACCATCCTCGCCGACGCCCACGACCGCATCGGCTCCAAGCTCGAATACACCTGCCTGGCAACGGCGTTCTGCTCCGCCGAGTTCACCCTCGGCGAGCTCCAGCAGGTCTACGAAACCGTCTGGGGCACCGCCCTCGACCGCCCCAACTTCCGGCGCAAGGTACTCGCCACCTCCGGCTTCGTCGAAGCCGTCGAAGGACCGCCGCGCCGCACCGGGGGGCGCGGCAAACCCGCCGCCCTCTACCGGGCGGGCCACGCCACCGCCCTGCACCCACCGCTCCTGCGTCCGGAAGGAAGAACCCCATGA
- a CDS encoding I78 family peptidase inhibitor, with amino-acid sequence MASLPTPPAQPDDPPEPYVGLDTTTAERRAVAHGWTTVRAVPPGTFLTMEFRTGRINFQIENGSVTRCWIG; translated from the coding sequence ATGGCATCCCTACCGACTCCGCCCGCCCAGCCCGACGACCCGCCCGAGCCGTACGTCGGCCTCGACACCACGACCGCCGAACGGCGGGCCGTGGCACACGGCTGGACCACGGTCCGGGCCGTACCCCCGGGCACGTTCCTGACCATGGAGTTCCGCACGGGGCGCATCAACTTCCAGATCGAGAACGGCTCCGTGACCCGCTGCTGGATCGGCTGA
- a CDS encoding phosphatase PAP2 family protein — protein sequence MRTDIFARLDREPEPPKIEIPRMSRHRVALFGGTLAFYLVIVHLVLISSWLVALDWKVMLFRPYQQWPSLHAFLDYYVVLGQRGPTAVMIASWLGWRSWRQHTLRPLLTLGAALLLLNASVGGVKYSLGRLGPHYATQIGSAELFAGGDIFPSGHTANAVVTWGILAYLATTPRARRYLSAISATVSLGVGLTTVYIGTHWLSDVLLGWAAGLLVLLALPWTEPLITRAERLILAARERWRQRGGRRARVSVPVAAGGPRPVLPLAEEHGEAATGGTETVPGLMPAGASARTRPAAHGAYPVRTERSPGVPAGSRRPSHPDRPPRGTATAPARPLSGG from the coding sequence CCGACATCTTTGCCCGGCTGGACCGGGAGCCGGAACCGCCGAAGATAGAGATCCCGCGGATGAGCCGTCACCGTGTGGCCCTCTTCGGCGGGACGTTGGCGTTCTATCTCGTCATCGTCCACTTGGTTCTGATCTCGTCGTGGCTGGTGGCTCTGGACTGGAAGGTCATGCTCTTCCGGCCCTACCAGCAGTGGCCGTCGCTGCACGCCTTCCTCGACTACTACGTCGTGCTGGGGCAGCGGGGACCGACCGCCGTGATGATCGCGAGCTGGCTCGGCTGGCGGTCCTGGCGGCAGCACACCCTGCGGCCCCTGCTCACGCTCGGCGCCGCCCTGCTGCTGCTCAACGCGTCGGTGGGAGGCGTCAAGTACTCCCTCGGGCGGCTCGGCCCGCACTACGCGACGCAGATCGGGTCGGCCGAACTCTTCGCCGGCGGCGATATATTTCCGTCCGGCCACACCGCGAACGCCGTCGTGACCTGGGGAATCCTCGCCTATCTGGCCACCACGCCGAGGGCCAGGCGCTATCTCTCGGCCATCTCGGCGACGGTGTCCCTGGGCGTGGGCCTCACCACCGTGTACATCGGCACGCACTGGCTCAGCGACGTCCTGCTGGGCTGGGCGGCAGGGCTGCTGGTCCTCCTGGCACTGCCCTGGACGGAGCCGCTCATCACCCGCGCCGAGCGGCTGATCCTGGCCGCGCGCGAGCGCTGGCGGCAGCGTGGCGGCCGGCGGGCCCGCGTCTCCGTCCCGGTCGCCGCCGGCGGGCCCCGGCCCGTGCTCCCGCTCGCGGAGGAGCACGGTGAAGCCGCCACCGGGGGTACGGAGACCGTTCCGGGGCTCATGCCAGCCGGCGCCTCCGCCCGTACCCGCCCGGCCGCGCACGGGGCGTATCCGGTGCGCACGGAGCGTTCCCCGGGAGTCCCGGCCGGTTCCCGGCGTCCGTCGCATCCGGACCGCCCGCCGCGCGGCACCGCCACGGCCCCGGCCCGCCCGTTGTCGGGTGGCTGA
- a CDS encoding nucleotidyltransferase domain-containing protein, with amino-acid sequence MTSPDAETLVRDHTVYSCVMGSRAFGLATEGSDTDRRGVFLAPTASFWRFEKPPTHVDGPAPEQFSWELERFCGLALRANPNVLECLHSPLVERIDDTGRELLALRDAFLSREAYATFTRYATGQRRKLEADGRTHGAPRWKHAMHLLRLLMSAGDLLRTGVLTIDVGERREELLAVKRGEVEWPEVERRMTRLAGECEAALGRSPLPARPDRARVEDFLVRTRRASALGGG; translated from the coding sequence ATGACCAGCCCCGATGCCGAGACCCTCGTCCGCGACCACACGGTCTACTCCTGCGTGATGGGGTCGCGGGCGTTCGGTCTCGCCACGGAGGGGAGCGACACCGACCGGCGTGGGGTGTTCCTCGCGCCGACCGCGTCGTTCTGGCGGTTCGAGAAGCCGCCGACGCATGTGGACGGCCCCGCGCCGGAGCAGTTCTCCTGGGAGCTGGAGCGTTTCTGCGGACTGGCCCTGCGCGCCAACCCGAACGTCCTGGAGTGCCTGCACTCCCCGCTGGTGGAGCGGATCGACGACACCGGCCGCGAGCTCCTCGCGCTGCGCGACGCCTTCCTCTCCCGGGAGGCGTACGCCACCTTCACCCGGTACGCGACGGGTCAGCGCCGGAAGCTGGAGGCCGACGGGCGGACGCACGGCGCGCCGCGCTGGAAGCACGCCATGCATCTGCTGCGGCTGCTGATGTCCGCCGGGGACCTGTTGCGTACGGGGGTGCTGACGATCGACGTCGGCGAGCGGCGGGAGGAGCTGCTCGCGGTGAAGCGGGGCGAGGTGGAGTGGCCGGAGGTCGAGCGCCGGATGACGCGGCTGGCCGGGGAGTGCGAGGCGGCCCTCGGCCGGTCCCCGCTGCCGGCCCGCCCCGACCGGGCCCGGGTCGAGGACTTCCTCGTCCGGACCCGGCGGGCGTCGGCACTGGGCGGTGGGTGA
- a CDS encoding AAA family ATPase gives MKEYAHGLVLGKFYPPHAGHHHLVRTAQDRCERLTVLVCAAGVESVPLADRVAWMRETHPAATVVGAVDDIRMDVHDPAIWDAHMAVFTAAVPERVDAVFSSEAYGGELALRFGAEPVSVDPDRTAFPVSGTAVREDPVACWDFLGPPVRAALARRVVVLGAESTGTTTLTLALAEHYRRRGGVWARTRSVPEYGREFSEQKLAALRADHPGAQWEDVVFTTGDFPLIAAVQNDREEAAARTGSPVLFCDTDSFATTVWHERYVGGRNPRVEATADRVDHHLWLLTDHEGVPFEDDGLRDGEELRPWMTERFRAELTRTGRRFVEVTGSREERLATAVAAVDELIASGWHFNPPLPERR, from the coding sequence GTGAAGGAGTACGCCCACGGCCTGGTGCTCGGCAAGTTCTACCCGCCGCACGCCGGCCACCACCATCTCGTCCGTACCGCCCAGGACCGCTGCGAGCGGCTGACCGTCCTCGTCTGCGCCGCCGGCGTCGAATCGGTGCCGCTCGCCGACCGGGTCGCCTGGATGCGCGAGACCCACCCCGCCGCCACGGTCGTGGGCGCGGTGGACGACATACGCATGGACGTCCACGACCCCGCGATCTGGGACGCGCACATGGCGGTGTTCACCGCCGCCGTCCCCGAACGGGTCGACGCCGTCTTCTCCTCGGAGGCGTACGGTGGCGAACTCGCCCTGCGCTTCGGCGCCGAGCCGGTCTCCGTCGATCCGGACCGGACCGCTTTCCCCGTCTCCGGCACGGCGGTCCGCGAAGACCCCGTCGCCTGCTGGGACTTCCTGGGGCCGCCCGTACGTGCCGCGCTCGCCCGCCGGGTCGTCGTGCTCGGCGCCGAGTCCACCGGCACCACCACCCTGACGCTCGCCCTGGCCGAGCACTACCGGCGGCGCGGCGGGGTGTGGGCCCGGACCCGCAGTGTGCCGGAGTACGGACGGGAGTTCAGCGAACAGAAACTCGCCGCCCTGCGCGCCGACCACCCCGGCGCCCAGTGGGAGGACGTCGTCTTCACCACCGGCGACTTCCCGCTGATCGCCGCCGTCCAGAACGACCGCGAGGAGGCCGCCGCGCGGACCGGTTCACCGGTGCTCTTCTGCGACACGGACTCCTTCGCCACCACCGTCTGGCACGAGCGGTACGTCGGTGGGCGCAACCCGCGCGTCGAGGCGACCGCGGACCGCGTCGACCACCACCTGTGGCTGCTCACCGACCACGAGGGCGTCCCCTTCGAGGACGACGGACTGCGCGACGGCGAGGAGCTGCGGCCGTGGATGACCGAACGCTTCCGTGCCGAACTCACCCGCACCGGACGCCGGTTCGTGGAAGTCACCGGCTCCCGCGAAGAGCGGCTCGCCACCGCCGTCGCCGCCGTCGACGAACTCATCGCGTCCGGCTGGCACTTCAACCCGCCACTCCCGGAGCGACGATGA
- a CDS encoding ADP-ribosylglycohydrolase family protein codes for MTATRTRTEQAATGSLVGLALGDALGFPTEFNDVPSILAKCGPWRQMDLPRPAFVTDDTQMTLALGRGIRTAMDRGPLTPLRLVRPVREEFVDWYHSPDNNRAPGRTCLIACQLLDGDRPWQEASQTGSKGCGANMRVAPVGLVPGLSDEQRAGAAQLQAALTHGHPTALAASDLTARAVHLLAEGAEPLGLVGQLRSYAYDNRSRYHEHWLGDLWRHTHDASAQSYIQRGWDECLDVLTRVQDALRDPSPETDPCERTGDGWIAEEALATALHCFLLFPEEPVTALRRAACTRGDSDSLACLTGALAGAHLGASAWPEEWAERIEYRSDLLSLGALWDR; via the coding sequence ATGACCGCCACCAGGACCCGCACCGAACAGGCCGCCACCGGCTCCCTCGTCGGGCTCGCCCTCGGCGACGCACTGGGCTTCCCGACCGAGTTCAACGACGTGCCGTCCATCCTCGCCAAGTGCGGCCCGTGGCGCCAAATGGACCTTCCCCGGCCCGCGTTCGTCACCGACGACACCCAGATGACCCTCGCCCTCGGACGGGGCATCCGCACCGCCATGGACCGGGGCCCGCTCACTCCGCTCCGGCTGGTCCGGCCGGTCCGGGAAGAGTTCGTCGACTGGTACCACTCGCCGGACAACAACCGTGCCCCCGGCCGCACCTGCCTGATCGCCTGCCAACTCCTCGACGGCGACCGCCCCTGGCAGGAGGCCAGCCAGACCGGCTCCAAGGGGTGCGGCGCCAACATGCGCGTCGCCCCCGTCGGACTCGTACCCGGACTCAGCGACGAACAGCGCGCCGGAGCGGCTCAGCTCCAGGCCGCCCTGACCCACGGCCACCCCACCGCCCTCGCCGCCTCCGACCTGACGGCCCGAGCCGTCCACCTGCTCGCCGAGGGCGCCGAACCCCTCGGCCTCGTCGGACAACTGCGCAGCTACGCGTACGACAACCGCAGCCGCTACCACGAGCACTGGCTCGGCGACCTGTGGCGCCACACCCACGACGCCTCCGCCCAGTCCTACATCCAGCGCGGCTGGGACGAGTGCCTGGACGTGCTCACCCGCGTCCAGGACGCGCTGCGCGACCCCTCCCCGGAGACCGACCCCTGCGAGCGCACCGGGGACGGCTGGATAGCCGAGGAGGCCCTCGCGACCGCCCTGCACTGCTTCCTGCTCTTCCCCGAGGAACCCGTCACCGCTCTGCGCCGGGCCGCCTGCACCCGGGGCGACTCCGACTCGCTGGCCTGCCTCACCGGGGCGCTCGCCGGCGCCCACCTCGGAGCCTCTGCCTGGCCCGAGGAGTGGGCCGAGCGGATCGAGTACCGCAGCGACCTGCTGTCGCTGGGGGCGCTCTGGGACCGCTGA
- the cmk gene encoding (d)CMP kinase produces MPTAVETASSAVIVAIDGPSGTGKSSTSKAVAAKLGLSYLDTGAQYRAITWWMLTNDIDVSDAAAVANAAAKPVIVSGTDPAAPTITVDGEDASGPIRTQEVTSAVSAVSAVPEVRTLITELQRSIAARAGLGIVVEGRDIGTTVLPDADLKIFLTASPEARAARRSGELKSADVAATKEALIKRDAADSGRKTSPLAKAGDAVEVDTTELTLDQVIECVVTLVEEKRAAK; encoded by the coding sequence GTGCCCACCGCCGTGGAAACCGCAAGCTCCGCTGTGATCGTCGCCATCGACGGCCCCTCCGGCACCGGCAAGTCGAGCACCTCCAAGGCCGTCGCCGCCAAGCTCGGCCTGAGCTACCTGGACACCGGTGCGCAGTACCGGGCGATCACCTGGTGGATGCTGACCAACGACATCGACGTGTCCGACGCGGCCGCCGTCGCGAACGCGGCCGCCAAGCCCGTGATCGTCTCCGGCACCGACCCGGCCGCCCCGACGATCACCGTCGACGGCGAGGACGCCTCCGGACCGATCCGCACGCAGGAGGTCACCTCCGCGGTCAGCGCCGTCAGCGCGGTCCCCGAGGTGCGCACCCTGATCACGGAGCTCCAGCGCTCCATCGCCGCGCGCGCCGGGCTGGGCATCGTCGTGGAGGGCCGGGACATCGGTACCACCGTGCTGCCCGACGCCGACCTCAAGATCTTCCTCACCGCCTCGCCGGAGGCCCGCGCCGCCCGCCGCAGCGGGGAGCTGAAGAGCGCGGACGTCGCCGCCACCAAGGAAGCCCTGATCAAGCGGGACGCGGCCGACTCCGGCCGCAAGACCTCCCCGCTCGCCAAGGCCGGCGACGCCGTCGAGGTGGACACCACCGAGCTGACCCTGGACCAGGTCATCGAGTGCGTCGTCACCCTCGTCGAGGAGAAGCGGGCCGCGAAGTGA
- a CDS encoding 1-acyl-sn-glycerol-3-phosphate acyltransferase, whose protein sequence is MTEATPVPSERGAAVGRGIGIGLMYGLWKPRVLGAWRVPSAGPVILAVNHSHNIDGPMLMGTAPRPVHFLIKKEAFVGPLDPFLRGIGQLKVDRTAADRTAITQALGVLAEGGALGIFPEGTRGEGDFASLRAGLAYFAVRGGAPIVPVAVLGSTEARGRLISALPPLRSRVDVVFGDAFDAGDGSGRRTRKALDEATVRIQRKLAAHLEDARRLTGRPVKT, encoded by the coding sequence GTGACGGAAGCCACCCCGGTGCCCTCCGAACGCGGAGCGGCCGTGGGGCGCGGCATCGGCATCGGGCTGATGTACGGGCTGTGGAAGCCCCGGGTCCTCGGTGCCTGGCGGGTTCCGTCCGCCGGACCCGTCATACTCGCGGTGAACCACTCGCACAACATCGACGGACCGATGCTGATGGGTACCGCGCCCCGGCCGGTGCACTTCCTGATCAAAAAAGAGGCGTTCGTCGGCCCCCTCGACCCGTTCCTGCGCGGAATCGGTCAGCTGAAGGTGGACCGCACGGCCGCCGACCGCACCGCCATCACCCAGGCGCTCGGCGTCCTGGCGGAGGGCGGGGCGCTCGGGATCTTTCCCGAGGGCACGCGGGGCGAGGGCGACTTCGCCTCTCTGCGGGCCGGGCTCGCGTACTTCGCGGTGCGCGGCGGGGCACCGATCGTCCCGGTGGCGGTCCTGGGAAGCACGGAGGCCCGCGGACGGTTGATATCCGCGTTGCCCCCGCTGCGCAGCCGGGTGGACGTGGTCTTCGGCGACGCGTTCGACGCGGGGGACGGCAGCGGGCGCCGGACCCGCAAGGCCCTGGACGAGGCCACCGTGCGGATCCAGCGGAAGCTGGCCGCGCACCTGGAAGACGCCAGGCGCCTCACCGGGCGTCCGGTCAAGACCTGA
- a CDS encoding YafY family protein encodes MLETSARLLRLLSLLQAHRDWTGHQLAERLGVTPRTVRRDVDKLRELGYPVHAGPGTGGGYRLGAGAALPPLLLDDDEAVAVVVGLRTAAGNGVEGIGETSVRALAKVEQVLPDRLSRRVGALSAFTVPMMRGPGPEGSAVDPGLLTELAGACRDCRRLRFTYRDHGGTESRRHAEPHRLVCAERRWYLVAWDVDREDWRTFRADRITPTPPHGSRFTPRQPPAEDLAAYVSRGVSTTAYPVRGVVRLMVSAEEAASRISPSAGVLEPVDDGSCLLTSGAASLDVLVIHVLMTGFEFAVVEPPELNRRILAARDRLTSALRRSGHSA; translated from the coding sequence ATGTTGGAGACCTCGGCACGACTGCTGCGCCTGCTCTCGCTCCTCCAGGCCCACCGCGACTGGACCGGACACCAGCTGGCCGAACGACTCGGCGTCACCCCGCGCACCGTGCGGCGGGACGTCGACAAGCTGCGCGAGCTCGGCTACCCCGTCCACGCCGGCCCGGGCACGGGCGGCGGCTACCGGCTCGGTGCCGGGGCGGCGCTGCCCCCGCTGCTGCTGGACGACGACGAGGCCGTGGCGGTGGTGGTCGGGCTGCGTACGGCCGCGGGCAACGGGGTGGAGGGCATCGGCGAGACCTCGGTCCGCGCACTCGCCAAGGTCGAGCAGGTGCTGCCGGACCGGCTGAGCCGCCGGGTGGGCGCGCTGAGCGCCTTCACGGTGCCCATGATGCGCGGGCCCGGGCCGGAGGGGAGCGCCGTGGACCCCGGGCTGCTGACCGAGCTCGCGGGCGCCTGCCGGGACTGCCGGCGGCTCCGCTTCACCTACCGGGACCACGGGGGCACGGAGTCGCGCAGGCACGCGGAACCGCACCGGCTGGTGTGCGCGGAGCGCCGCTGGTACCTGGTCGCCTGGGACGTGGACCGGGAGGACTGGCGTACTTTCCGGGCCGACCGGATCACCCCGACCCCGCCGCACGGCTCCCGCTTCACGCCCCGGCAGCCCCCGGCCGAGGACCTGGCCGCCTATGTGTCGCGGGGCGTCTCGACCACCGCCTACCCGGTCCGGGGGGTGGTGCGGCTGATGGTCTCCGCCGAGGAGGCGGCCTCCCGGATCAGTCCTTCCGCGGGTGTGCTGGAGCCCGTCGACGACGGAAGCTGCCTGCTCACCTCGGGGGCGGCGAGCCTGGACGTGCTGGTGATCCACGTGCTGATGACGGGATTCGAGTTCGCGGTCGTGGAGCCGCCGGAGCTGAACAGGCGCATCCTGGCCGCCCGCGATCGCCTGACCTCGGCGTTGCGCAGGTCGGGGCATTCCGCATAG
- the der gene encoding ribosome biogenesis GTPase Der has protein sequence MNDQIHSDGSDHEHGALGDAEYAEFMELAAQEGFDPEDIEGALDEAAAGPLPVLAVVGRPNVGKSTLVNRIIGRREAVVQDKPGVTRDRVTYEAEWAGRRFKVVDTGGWEQDVLGLDASVAAQAEYAIETADAVVFVVDSTVGATDTDEAVVRLLRKAGKPVVLCANKVDGQSGEADATALWSLGLGEPHPVSSLHGRGTGDMLDAVLEALPDAPAQRFGGTPLGGPRRIALIGRPNVGKSSLLNKVAGEDRVVVNELAGTTRDPVDELINLGGITWKFIDTAGIRRRVHLQEGADYYASLRTAAALEKAEVAVILIDSSESISVQDQRIVTMAVDAGRAIVVAFNKWDTLDEERRYYLEREIETELAQIAWAPRVNVSAMTGRHMEKLVPAIETAIEGWETRIPTGRLNAFLGEIVAAHPHPVRGGKQPRILFGTQAGTKPPRFVLFASGFLEHGYRRFVERRLREEFGFEGTPIHMSVRVREKRGRNK, from the coding sequence ATGAACGACCAGATTCACTCCGACGGCTCGGACCACGAGCACGGAGCACTTGGCGACGCCGAGTACGCGGAGTTCATGGAGCTCGCCGCGCAGGAAGGCTTCGACCCCGAGGACATCGAGGGCGCCCTCGACGAGGCCGCGGCGGGCCCGCTGCCCGTCCTCGCCGTCGTCGGCCGCCCCAACGTCGGCAAGTCGACGCTGGTGAACCGCATCATCGGCCGCCGTGAGGCAGTGGTCCAGGACAAGCCCGGCGTCACCCGTGACCGCGTCACGTACGAGGCCGAGTGGGCCGGACGCCGCTTCAAGGTCGTCGACACCGGCGGCTGGGAGCAGGACGTGCTGGGGCTGGACGCCTCCGTCGCCGCCCAGGCGGAGTACGCCATCGAGACCGCCGACGCGGTCGTCTTCGTGGTCGACTCCACGGTCGGCGCCACCGACACCGACGAGGCCGTCGTCAGGCTGCTGCGCAAGGCGGGCAAGCCCGTCGTGCTCTGCGCCAACAAGGTCGACGGCCAGAGCGGCGAGGCCGACGCCACCGCCCTCTGGTCCCTCGGTCTCGGCGAGCCCCACCCGGTCTCCTCGCTGCACGGCCGCGGCACCGGCGACATGCTGGACGCCGTCCTCGAAGCCCTGCCCGACGCTCCGGCCCAGCGCTTCGGCGGCACCCCCCTCGGGGGCCCGCGCCGCATCGCGCTCATCGGCCGCCCGAACGTCGGCAAGTCCTCGCTGCTGAACAAGGTCGCCGGCGAGGACCGCGTCGTCGTCAACGAGCTCGCGGGCACCACCCGTGACCCGGTCGACGAGCTGATCAACCTCGGCGGCATCACCTGGAAGTTCATCGACACGGCCGGTATCCGCCGCCGCGTCCACCTCCAGGAAGGCGCGGACTACTACGCCTCGCTGCGTACCGCCGCCGCGCTGGAAAAGGCCGAGGTCGCCGTCATCCTGATCGACTCCAGCGAGTCCATCAGCGTCCAGGACCAGCGCATCGTCACCATGGCCGTGGACGCCGGACGCGCGATCGTCGTCGCGTTCAACAAGTGGGACACCCTCGACGAGGAGCGCCGCTACTACCTGGAGCGTGAGATCGAGACGGAGCTCGCGCAGATCGCCTGGGCGCCCCGGGTCAACGTCTCCGCGATGACCGGCCGGCACATGGAGAAGCTGGTACCGGCGATCGAGACGGCCATCGAGGGCTGGGAGACCCGCATCCCCACCGGCCGGCTCAACGCCTTCCTCGGCGAGATCGTCGCCGCCCACCCGCACCCGGTCCGCGGCGGAAAGCAGCCCCGCATCCTCTTCGGCACCCAGGCGGGCACCAAGCCGCCGCGGTTCGTCCTCTTCGCCTCCGGCTTCCTGGAGCACGGCTACCGCCGCTTCGTGGAGCGCCGTCTGCGCGAGGAGTTCGGCTTCGAGGGCACCCCGATCCACATGTCGGTGCGGGTCCGCGAGAAGCGCGGCCGCAACAAGTAG
- a CDS encoding prephenate dehydrogenase, whose translation MRTALVIGTGLVGTSAALALAGRGIHVHLADHDPASARTAAALGAGTEEPPEGPVDLAVVAVPPAHTASVLAGAMRGGVARGYLDVASVKGGPRRELEALGIDLTPYIGTHPMAGKERSGPLAATGDLFEGRPWVLTPTRDTDTEVLNLALELVAVCKAVPVVMDADAHDRAVALVSHTPQLISSMVAARLEEADETAVRLCGQGIRDVTRIAASDPRMWVEILSANPGPVADVLAGIATDLDETVRALRSLQSADEEKRRSGTEGIEDVLRRGNAGRVRVPGKHGAGPASYEVVAVLISDRPGELARIFADAGRAGVNIEDVRIEHATGQQAGLVQLMVEPSAAAALGAALTERGWSLRP comes from the coding sequence GTGAGAACCGCGCTCGTCATCGGTACCGGACTGGTCGGCACCTCCGCCGCCCTCGCCCTGGCCGGCCGTGGCATCCATGTCCACCTCGCCGACCACGATCCCGCCTCGGCCCGCACCGCCGCGGCGCTCGGGGCCGGTACCGAGGAGCCGCCGGAGGGACCGGTGGACCTCGCGGTCGTCGCCGTACCGCCCGCGCACACCGCGTCGGTGCTGGCCGGTGCCATGCGCGGCGGCGTCGCCCGGGGGTACCTCGACGTGGCGAGCGTCAAGGGCGGCCCGCGCCGCGAGCTGGAGGCGCTGGGAATCGACCTGACCCCGTACATCGGTACGCACCCGATGGCCGGCAAGGAGCGTTCCGGCCCCCTCGCCGCCACCGGGGACCTCTTCGAGGGCCGCCCCTGGGTCCTCACCCCGACCCGGGACACCGACACCGAGGTGCTCAACCTCGCCCTGGAACTGGTCGCGGTCTGCAAGGCCGTCCCCGTGGTGATGGACGCCGACGCGCACGACCGGGCGGTCGCCCTCGTCTCGCACACCCCGCAGCTGATCTCCTCGATGGTCGCCGCCCGGCTGGAGGAGGCCGACGAGACGGCCGTACGCCTGTGCGGGCAGGGCATCCGCGACGTCACCCGGATCGCCGCCTCCGACCCCCGGATGTGGGTGGAGATCCTCTCCGCCAACCCCGGCCCGGTCGCCGACGTACTGGCCGGTATCGCCACCGACCTCGACGAGACGGTACGGGCCCTGCGGAGCCTGCAGTCCGCCGACGAGGAGAAGCGCCGCTCGGGCACCGAGGGCATCGAGGACGTCCTGCGGCGTGGCAACGCGGGCCGCGTCCGGGTCCCCGGCAAGCACGGCGCCGGCCCCGCCTCGTACGAGGTCGTCGCCGTCCTGATCAGCGACCGTCCCGGCGAGCTCGCCCGGATCTTCGCGGACGCCGGACGGGCCGGGGTGAACATCGAGGACGTCCGGATCGAGCACGCCACCGGCCAGCAGGCGGGCCTGGTCCAGCTCATGGTCGAACCCAGCGCCGCGGCCGCCCTCGGCGCCGCCCTCACCGAGCGCGGCTGGTCGCTCCGGCCCTGA
- a CDS encoding Rieske (2Fe-2S) protein produces the protein MDARRRAVLTAGAAGGAALMTGCGSSDGGGDTESSPASTPATASPTVGGGTELARTSDIPVGGGKIFKERKIVVTQPKDGEFKAFSAVCTHAGCLVTTVADGTIDCPCHGSRYSITDAAVEAGPATRPLPAEKITVSGGSIRTA, from the coding sequence ATGGACGCACGGCGCAGGGCGGTCCTGACGGCGGGAGCCGCGGGCGGGGCGGCGCTGATGACGGGCTGCGGGTCGTCGGACGGCGGCGGGGACACGGAGAGCTCCCCGGCCTCGACACCCGCGACGGCGTCTCCGACCGTCGGCGGGGGTACGGAGCTGGCCAGGACCTCGGACATCCCGGTGGGCGGCGGGAAGATCTTCAAGGAGCGGAAGATCGTGGTGACCCAGCCGAAGGACGGCGAGTTCAAGGCGTTCTCGGCCGTCTGCACCCACGCCGGCTGCCTGGTGACGACGGTCGCGGACGGCACCATCGACTGCCCGTGCCACGGCAGCAGATACAGCATCACGGACGCGGCGGTGGAGGCCGGCCCGGCAACCCGCCCGCTCCCGGCCGAGAAGATCACGGTCAGCGGCGGCTCCATCCGGACGGCCTGA